A portion of the Luxibacter massiliensis genome contains these proteins:
- a CDS encoding ABC transporter ATP-binding protein, translated as MPEAGRTDKVLEMKNVNAFYREGRERRQVLEEVSFTLYQGETVGLVGESGSGKSTLCKCVLGLLKDYDGEIIHYTKYPQMVFQDPFRSLNPKKTIGWILEEPLKVRGESTREGRRRKVEEMLERVHLTPDYYGRYPRELSGGQRQRVSIALALMTGTKFILADEPLSALDVTVQAQMIRLLQELQESEKICYLFVSHDLDVVSMLCSRVLFLKDRKVEEYADL; from the coding sequence ATGCCTGAGGCAGGCAGGACAGATAAGGTGCTTGAGATGAAAAATGTTAATGCCTTTTACAGGGAAGGCAGGGAAAGAAGGCAGGTCCTTGAAGAAGTTTCATTTACCTTATACCAGGGAGAGACAGTAGGCCTGGTAGGAGAGAGCGGCAGTGGGAAATCTACACTGTGTAAGTGTGTCCTGGGACTTTTGAAGGATTACGATGGAGAAATTATTCATTATACAAAATACCCACAAATGGTATTCCAGGATCCTTTCCGGTCTTTAAATCCTAAAAAGACTATAGGGTGGATTCTGGAGGAACCATTGAAAGTCAGGGGGGAAAGTACGAGAGAAGGGCGCAGGAGAAAAGTGGAGGAAATGCTGGAGCGGGTACATCTCACCCCAGATTATTACGGCCGTTACCCCAGAGAACTGAGCGGAGGGCAGAGGCAAAGAGTCAGTATTGCTCTGGCCCTTATGACAGGGACAAAATTTATACTGGCAGATGAACCCCTGTCTGCCCTGGATGTAACTGTACAGGCACAAATGATTAGACTTTTGCAGGAACTGCAGGAGAGTGAAAAAATTTGTTATTTATTTGTTTCCCATGATTTAGATGTGGTGAGTATGCTGTGCAGCAGGGTACTCTTCTTAAAAGACAGGAAAGTGGAGGAATATGCGGACTTATAA
- a CDS encoding nitroreductase family protein: MNVTEAINTRRSIRKFKDTPVGHDLLLRLADAGRLAPSASNLQAWKFIFLTEKELVGKISLFSPGLSGNPPIILIICSDMAYALEHGSRNSEIYGCMMDASMAAENIMLKAQEEGLGTCAVKSYNDAAVRKILSLPDTYRIELLLSIGWPDGEPRIPRRKKLEEVVTFNGWRKDNES; encoded by the coding sequence ATGAATGTAACAGAAGCTATCAACACCCGCAGGAGTATACGGAAGTTCAAAGATACTCCAGTAGGGCATGACCTCCTGCTTCGTTTGGCTGACGCCGGACGCCTGGCCCCAAGTGCCAGTAATCTCCAGGCCTGGAAGTTTATCTTCCTCACAGAAAAAGAACTTGTGGGCAAAATCAGTCTATTCAGTCCAGGATTAAGCGGCAATCCGCCCATCATCCTTATTATATGTTCTGACATGGCCTACGCCCTTGAACATGGTTCCCGTAATTCCGAGATTTATGGCTGTATGATGGACGCCTCTATGGCCGCTGAAAATATCATGTTAAAGGCACAGGAGGAAGGACTTGGGACCTGTGCAGTCAAATCCTATAATGATGCCGCTGTGCGTAAGATCCTTAGCCTCCCGGATACATACCGGATAGAACTGCTTCTCTCCATTGGGTGGCCAGATGGAGAGCCACGGATTCCCCGCAGGAAAAAGCTTGAGGAAGTCGTAACTTTTAACGGATGGAGGAAAGACAATGAATCATAG
- a CDS encoding ABC transporter permease: MSAMAVLGFFWTPYDTEKMQGAAKLNGPSLSHIFGTDQFGRDVFSRVLEGAGSTMMIAVVTILVGGVLGIILGAVTGYMGGWLDETLMRVNDAVAAFPSVLLALVIVSVWGSGRVKVMLALGIAFIPSFARIVRGEFLRCRVEDYVTSARLIGVPGWRILFVHILPNTLPALLSALTIGFNNAALAEAGLSYLGIGVQPPDASLGRMLAESQTYLAGGPWCAVFPGLFLVLMVLGTGMLGEGILDRFGGGR, encoded by the coding sequence ATGTCCGCTATGGCAGTGCTGGGGTTTTTCTGGACCCCCTATGATACGGAAAAGATGCAGGGTGCTGCCAAACTAAACGGCCCATCCCTCTCCCATATATTCGGTACGGATCAGTTCGGGCGCGATGTGTTCAGCCGTGTACTGGAAGGGGCAGGGAGCACCATGATGATAGCTGTTGTGACTATATTAGTAGGCGGGGTACTGGGGATAATATTAGGCGCAGTTACGGGGTATATGGGCGGCTGGCTGGATGAGACATTGATGCGTGTCAATGATGCGGTAGCGGCTTTCCCAAGTGTCCTGCTGGCTTTGGTAATTGTGAGTGTGTGGGGCAGCGGCAGAGTAAAGGTAATGCTGGCCCTGGGGATAGCATTTATCCCCAGCTTTGCCAGAATTGTCAGAGGAGAGTTTCTGAGGTGCCGTGTGGAGGATTATGTCACCAGCGCCCGCTTGATTGGTGTGCCTGGCTGGAGAATTCTGTTCGTCCATATTCTGCCAAACACTCTCCCTGCACTATTATCAGCCCTCACGATCGGATTTAACAATGCTGCACTGGCGGAGGCTGGTTTAAGTTATCTTGGCATAGGTGTACAGCCTCCGGATGCCAGCCTGGGGAGGATGCTGGCAGAATCCCAGACCTATTTGGCAGGAGGGCCCTGGTGCGCTGTATTTCCGGGACTTTTCCTTGTATTGATGGTTCTTGGTACAGGGATGCTGGGTGAAGGGATTTTGGATAGATTCGGAGGTGGCAGATAA
- a CDS encoding YlmC/YmxH family sporulation protein encodes MRLCELREKEVINVCDCKRLGCIVDVEIDICEGRVEAIVIPGPGKICGFLGTDGEYVIPWHCIKKIGPDIILVEIREEKFLQKY; translated from the coding sequence ATGAGATTATGTGAATTGAGAGAAAAGGAAGTTATTAATGTATGCGACTGTAAAAGGCTGGGATGTATTGTAGATGTAGAGATTGATATCTGCGAGGGAAGGGTGGAGGCCATCGTCATTCCGGGGCCTGGGAAAATATGCGGATTCCTTGGGACAGACGGGGAATACGTCATCCCATGGCACTGTATTAAGAAAATAGGGCCTGATATTATTTTAGTAGAAATCAGAGAAGAAAAATTTTTGCAAAAGTACTAG
- a CDS encoding DUF3783 domain-containing protein yields the protein MKETILLFHIPEKEKRLKIEMALFPLHIRLKYIKPEEYSQPLGALAGLKDIVRAETPYNGEELPDTMIVFAFFDDRRLNQALAALRRCGAGPLPYKAVLTPTNQLWTASECFEEIRREHEAMNP from the coding sequence ATGAAAGAAACTATTTTATTGTTCCATATACCAGAAAAGGAAAAGCGCCTGAAAATCGAAATGGCACTTTTCCCTCTGCATATCAGGCTGAAATATATCAAGCCGGAAGAGTATAGCCAGCCTTTGGGAGCGCTGGCGGGTTTAAAAGATATAGTCCGTGCAGAAACCCCTTATAATGGGGAAGAATTGCCGGACACTATGATTGTTTTTGCTTTTTTTGACGACAGACGCTTAAACCAGGCTCTTGCCGCACTGCGCAGATGTGGGGCAGGCCCGCTCCCCTACAAGGCTGTCTTAACGCCTACTAATCAGCTGTGGACAGCCTCAGAATGTTTTGAGGAGATACGCCGTGAACATGAAGCTATGAATCCCTAA
- a CDS encoding ABC transporter substrate-binding protein, with protein sequence MKRKVTGILLVLSMAVTIALSGCSGDKDKASSTTENKLSGNPVEGGSIRVGISQDLDSLDPHKAVAAGTKEVLFNIYEGLVKPDKDGNLAEAVASSYVISDDAKVYTFTLRDGVKFHNGNDVTAEDVKYSIDRCADTSNGEPLVSAYSIIESVNILDDRTVEVRLTEANTEFLAYMTTAIIPKDYNELETMPIGTGPFKYVSRSPQENVILEKNQDYWGDKAHLDEVEFKIIADADMLVTNLKGGSIDMAMRLTSGQAAELSDGFHIEEGTMNLVQALYLNNAVEPLNNEKVRQALCYAVNPDEIMDLIADGKGVRIGTSMYPGLKKYYDEEYAEYYEQDFDKAKKLLEEAGYPDGFDLEISVCSADQPHVDTAQVIAEELKNIGVNVKINPMEWETWLEKVYAGRDYQSTVVGVDASNLSARAMLERFTSDAENNFINFSDTEYDQKFKEAVSAIDEAEQIQLYKEAEGILAERAASVYIQDLANLVAISNKYDGYTFYPLYVQDMAAIYMVE encoded by the coding sequence ATGAAAAGAAAGGTAACAGGAATTCTTTTAGTGCTTTCAATGGCTGTAACTATTGCACTGAGCGGATGTTCAGGTGATAAGGATAAGGCATCGTCAACCACGGAGAATAAGCTTTCAGGAAACCCAGTCGAGGGAGGGAGTATCAGGGTAGGTATTTCCCAGGATTTAGACAGTCTTGACCCACATAAAGCAGTTGCGGCAGGAACAAAAGAGGTTTTGTTTAATATTTATGAAGGTCTGGTAAAACCAGACAAGGATGGTAATTTAGCCGAAGCCGTAGCCAGCAGTTATGTAATTTCTGATGATGCCAAGGTATATACATTTACCTTGCGCGATGGGGTGAAATTCCATAATGGGAACGACGTGACGGCGGAAGATGTGAAATATTCGATAGACAGATGCGCTGATACGTCAAATGGGGAACCGTTAGTATCAGCGTATTCTATTATCGAGAGTGTCAATATTTTAGATGACAGGACAGTGGAAGTCCGTCTGACAGAGGCGAACACAGAATTCCTTGCCTATATGACGACTGCAATTATCCCGAAGGATTATAATGAACTTGAGACGATGCCGATAGGGACAGGCCCATTCAAGTATGTATCACGCAGTCCTCAGGAAAATGTAATTTTGGAAAAGAATCAGGATTACTGGGGAGATAAAGCACATTTGGATGAAGTGGAATTTAAGATTATAGCTGATGCGGATATGCTCGTTACAAATTTAAAGGGTGGATCTATTGATATGGCTATGCGTTTAACTTCAGGCCAGGCAGCGGAATTATCGGATGGGTTTCATATTGAAGAGGGAACCATGAATCTTGTGCAGGCATTATATTTAAATAATGCAGTGGAACCGCTGAATAATGAGAAGGTGAGACAGGCGCTCTGTTATGCAGTCAATCCAGATGAAATCATGGATTTGATAGCCGATGGAAAGGGCGTGCGTATCGGAACAAGTATGTATCCCGGCCTGAAGAAATATTACGATGAAGAATATGCGGAGTATTATGAGCAGGATTTTGACAAGGCGAAGAAGCTTCTGGAGGAAGCAGGATATCCCGACGGATTTGATTTGGAAATCAGCGTATGCTCTGCAGACCAACCCCATGTGGATACGGCTCAGGTAATTGCGGAGGAGTTAAAAAATATCGGGGTCAATGTAAAGATTAATCCCATGGAATGGGAGACATGGCTGGAAAAAGTATATGCAGGGCGGGACTACCAATCCACTGTGGTGGGGGTGGATGCCTCTAACCTCTCTGCCCGTGCCATGCTGGAACGCTTTACATCTGATGCAGAAAACAATTTTATCAATTTCAGTGATACAGAATACGACCAAAAATTCAAAGAAGCTGTTTCTGCCATAGACGAGGCAGAACAGATACAACTCTATAAAGAAGCAGAGGGCATACTGGCAGAGCGCGCTGCCAGCGTATATATACAAGACCTTGCAAACCTGGTTGCCATAAGCAATAAATACGATGGATATACATTCTACCCATTGTATGTGCAAGACATGGCGGCAATATATATGGTGGAATAA
- a CDS encoding ABC transporter ATP-binding protein, producing the protein MIEIKNLTKVYKLNKKQMKESKTTNPIKTAVDDLSLSARPGEIYGLLGPNGAGKTTTLRCISTIIKPTKGEIYVAGHEVQKEPEKVRERIGFLTGDIKLDPQFSVDYMFDFFGKLHDIPEDRLKARKEELFTYFGIQDFSHKKIKELSTGMAQKAAIAVCLVHNPDIVIFDEPTNGLDVVTARSVTDYLKKLRDEGKLVVISTHVMSEAEKICDRIGVVIDGCKVAEGSLEQILHETDAEDLEDAFFELYRSKKGGK; encoded by the coding sequence ATGATTGAGATTAAGAATCTGACGAAGGTCTACAAGCTGAATAAGAAGCAGATGAAGGAGTCAAAAACCACAAATCCTATAAAAACTGCTGTGGATGACCTGAGCCTGAGTGCCCGTCCGGGAGAGATATATGGATTGCTTGGCCCAAATGGAGCAGGAAAGACAACAACACTGCGGTGTATTTCTACTATTATTAAACCTACTAAGGGAGAAATCTATGTGGCAGGGCATGAGGTACAGAAGGAGCCGGAAAAAGTCCGGGAGAGAATCGGTTTCCTGACAGGGGACATTAAGCTGGACCCCCAGTTTTCTGTGGACTATATGTTTGATTTTTTCGGGAAGCTCCATGATATCCCCGAGGACAGACTGAAAGCCAGGAAAGAAGAGCTTTTCACATATTTTGGCATTCAGGATTTTTCCCACAAAAAGATAAAAGAACTTTCTACAGGAATGGCCCAGAAGGCTGCCATTGCCGTATGCCTTGTCCATAATCCGGACATTGTTATTTTTGATGAACCCACCAATGGACTGGATGTAGTGACAGCGAGAAGTGTGACAGATTACTTGAAGAAATTGAGGGATGAAGGAAAACTGGTTGTCATCTCGACTCATGTTATGTCCGAGGCAGAGAAAATCTGTGACAGGATTGGAGTAGTGATTGACGGCTGTAAGGTGGCTGAGGGCAGCTTGGAGCAGATTCTGCACGAGACCGATGCAGAAGATCTGGAGGATGCTTTTTTTGAACTTTACAGGAGTAAAAAGGGAGGGAAATAA
- a CDS encoding ABC transporter permease — translation MKFFIKKLTGLIIALLIVSILAFLAFEIIPGDPARSILGTEATEGKVQALREEMGLNRPLPQRYGQWVKDFLAGDMGVSYSYQVPVREMIGDKIPITAALALMSFAFILLFSIPVGILSARYENGVWDRIFLVLNQVIMSVPPFFIGIVLTVLFGLTFRLFVPGDYVSYTDSMSGFLSYLIFPSIAIALPKAAMTARMLRSSLLTQMRQDYVRTARSRGNSPWRILIRHVLRNGILPVVTFLGIVMGDILANSIVVEQVFGIPGLGRTLISAISKRDYPVVEAVIVLIAVVILVINLIVDLLYQKLDKRIEI, via the coding sequence ATGAAGTTTTTTATAAAAAAATTAACAGGTCTTATAATCGCATTATTAATTGTCAGCATACTGGCCTTCCTGGCATTTGAGATCATCCCCGGTGATCCGGCCAGGTCCATCCTGGGGACGGAGGCTACTGAGGGGAAGGTCCAGGCCCTGCGGGAGGAGATGGGGTTAAACCGTCCCCTGCCGCAGCGTTATGGACAATGGGTAAAAGATTTCCTGGCAGGGGATATGGGGGTGTCATATTCCTATCAGGTTCCGGTAAGGGAGATGATAGGGGATAAGATTCCGATAACGGCCGCTTTGGCCTTAATGTCATTTGCATTTATATTGTTATTTTCCATACCGGTGGGTATTCTGAGCGCCCGGTATGAAAATGGTGTTTGGGACCGCATTTTTCTGGTTTTGAATCAGGTTATTATGTCTGTCCCCCCATTTTTTATTGGGATTGTTTTGACAGTGCTGTTTGGCCTGACTTTTAGACTGTTTGTCCCGGGAGATTATGTATCCTATACAGATAGTATGAGTGGGTTCCTCAGTTATCTGATATTTCCGTCCATAGCCATTGCACTTCCGAAAGCAGCCATGACGGCCAGGATGCTGAGAAGCTCTTTGCTCACCCAGATGCGGCAGGACTATGTAAGGACAGCCAGGAGCAGGGGAAACAGTCCCTGGCGTATATTGATCAGGCATGTCCTTAGAAATGGCATTCTTCCGGTGGTGACATTCCTTGGGATCGTGATGGGGGATATATTAGCAAACAGTATTGTAGTAGAGCAGGTTTTTGGAATACCCGGCCTGGGGCGTACGCTGATATCCGCTATCTCTAAACGTGATTATCCGGTGGTGGAGGCTGTAATCGTCCTGATAGCTGTGGTGATACTTGTAATTAATCTGATTGTGGACCTGCTGTATCAAAAGTTGGATAAAAGGATTGAAATATAG
- a CDS encoding ABC transporter permease: MGGIRQICGKELARIFKDGKMVFSVFILPVVIMVGIMMLVSNLSSSQEKDVEAHKSVVYIQNIPEGFEDYLLKSDKECKVFEASDRTQIENFLREGEADLLIEFPEGFQDAVMNYKAGDEVPQVKTYYNPSEDYSRAAYDKISAGVLEGYRQMLLAGRVDDMEGLTVFTVNSDNPDMIIQDEEKAGGKVLGSMIPYFVTILLFAGAMGIGTDMVAGEKERGTMASLLVSPIRRSSIVLGKVFALMIISGVSSVVYVGALVAFMPQMMGGMGDGISLSLSAAQIAMLAALLIAIAFLYSAIIVLISVFAKTVKEASSYVMPAYMLILVLGITTMFTTKTPQQWLYAVPVYNTSLTLQGILTQEVTGMQYGLTLGVTLLLGAVLIVVIARAFESEKVMAI; encoded by the coding sequence ATGGGCGGCATCAGGCAGATATGTGGTAAAGAACTGGCGAGAATATTTAAAGATGGGAAGATGGTTTTTTCTGTTTTTATTCTACCTGTGGTGATTATGGTTGGTATTATGATGCTGGTGAGCAATCTCAGCAGCAGCCAGGAAAAGGATGTGGAGGCGCATAAATCGGTGGTATATATACAGAACATACCGGAAGGGTTTGAGGACTACCTTCTAAAGTCAGATAAAGAATGTAAGGTGTTTGAAGCCAGTGACCGAACCCAGATTGAGAACTTTTTGCGAGAGGGGGAGGCAGACCTGCTGATCGAATTCCCAGAAGGGTTTCAGGATGCAGTGATGAATTACAAGGCAGGGGATGAGGTACCCCAGGTTAAAACATATTATAATCCGTCGGAGGATTATTCCCGTGCAGCTTACGATAAAATTTCAGCGGGAGTGCTGGAAGGGTACAGGCAGATGCTTTTGGCAGGCCGCGTGGATGATATGGAAGGACTTACAGTATTTACAGTCAATTCCGACAATCCAGATATGATTATACAGGATGAGGAGAAGGCCGGAGGGAAGGTGCTGGGTTCTATGATCCCTTACTTTGTAACCATACTTCTGTTTGCCGGAGCCATGGGAATTGGCACAGATATGGTAGCCGGAGAGAAAGAAAGAGGGACGATGGCAAGCCTTCTTGTATCCCCCATCAGGAGGAGTTCCATTGTATTGGGGAAAGTTTTCGCCCTGATGATTATTTCTGGTGTATCCTCAGTGGTGTATGTGGGGGCGCTGGTTGCATTTATGCCTCAGATGATGGGGGGCATGGGCGACGGTATAAGCTTAAGCCTGAGCGCGGCCCAGATAGCAATGCTGGCAGCGCTGTTGATTGCCATTGCCTTTTTATATTCAGCTATCATTGTATTGATTTCCGTATTTGCTAAGACAGTGAAGGAGGCCAGCTCCTATGTAATGCCGGCTTACATGCTGATTTTGGTGCTGGGGATTACTACAATGTTTACAACAAAGACGCCCCAGCAATGGCTTTATGCAGTTCCGGTGTACAATACTTCACTGACTCTGCAAGGCATTCTGACCCAGGAGGTGACTGGGATGCAGTATGGGCTTACTCTTGGGGTGACTTTGCTTTTAGGGGCCGTGCTGATTGTAGTTATTGCCAGGGCATTTGAAAGTGAGAAAGTAATGGCCATATAA
- a CDS encoding ATP-binding cassette domain-containing protein: MLEVTNLSVHFEDRGIEQKVVKNISFTIQDGEILGIVGESGSGKTMTALAVAGLLKEQAMLDGGSIMLDGRELLNLSPREMREVQGQNIGMIFQEPMTALNPTMKIGKQVEEALLLHTGLGREERTRKALHALEDVELKEPEKLYDKYPHELSGGMRQRVMIASAMICRPGLLIADEPTTALDVHTQEEILCLLKKLNKKYKMSILFISHNLRVVNTLCRRILVMKDGEVVEQGEARQIFENPAVQYTKELIAAIPSRTKSSGFYRFLREKAGEGNA; this comes from the coding sequence ATGCTGGAGGTCACAAATCTGTCTGTTCATTTTGAAGACAGAGGGATAGAGCAGAAAGTAGTGAAAAATATTTCCTTTACTATACAGGATGGCGAAATCCTTGGGATCGTGGGGGAATCAGGATCAGGGAAGACAATGACTGCCTTGGCAGTGGCAGGCCTCTTAAAAGAGCAGGCTATGCTAGATGGGGGCAGCATTATGCTGGATGGCCGTGAGCTTTTAAACCTTTCTCCCAGAGAAATGCGGGAAGTGCAGGGCCAGAATATTGGCATGATATTTCAGGAACCTATGACTGCCCTGAATCCTACTATGAAAATCGGAAAACAGGTGGAGGAGGCATTGCTCCTCCATACAGGCCTGGGGAGAGAAGAACGTACAAGGAAGGCTCTGCATGCACTGGAAGACGTGGAACTTAAGGAACCAGAGAAATTATATGATAAATATCCCCATGAACTATCAGGTGGTATGCGGCAGAGAGTGATGATCGCTTCCGCAATGATCTGCCGTCCCGGCCTGCTGATTGCCGATGAACCAACTACTGCCCTGGATGTGCATACGCAGGAAGAGATCCTCTGCCTGCTTAAAAAGCTAAATAAGAAATATAAAATGAGCATATTGTTTATCTCTCACAATCTGCGTGTGGTAAATACACTCTGCCGCCGTATTCTGGTGATGAAGGACGGCGAGGTGGTAGAGCAGGGGGAGGCCCGGCAGATATTTGAGAACCCTGCAGTACAGTATACAAAAGAACTGATTGCGGCCATACCCAGCCGCACAAAAAGCAGCGGGTTTTATAGATTTTTGAGAGAAAAGGCAGGTGAGGGAAATGCCTGA
- the truA gene encoding tRNA pseudouridine(38-40) synthase TruA, whose translation MRTYKLNIVYDGSRYQGWQRQSTTQHTVQGILEKTISEVTGRSTQIDGSGRTDSGVHAKGQTASVVLPGKVTEIDFCARLNERLPEDIRVRDMSLVRNGFHARLNAKGKKYEYFVDTREKPDVFTRKYCCHFPYKLDVEAMEKAAGYLVGTYDFAGFTDKKEEKSTTRTIYDIIIERQAEKIRIEYYGTGFLYHMVRILTGTLLEVGTGRRSPEDMLKILDRGKREDAGFLAPAHGLFLKEVCY comes from the coding sequence ATGCGGACTTATAAGTTAAATATAGTGTATGACGGAAGCAGATACCAGGGCTGGCAGAGGCAGAGTACGACTCAGCATACGGTGCAGGGGATATTGGAGAAGACCATCAGTGAAGTGACAGGGCGCAGTACCCAGATAGACGGGTCTGGACGTACGGACAGCGGTGTTCATGCAAAGGGACAGACCGCCAGTGTTGTCCTTCCAGGAAAAGTGACAGAGATCGATTTTTGTGCCAGGTTAAATGAAAGGCTTCCTGAGGATATTAGGGTAAGGGACATGTCCCTGGTTAGAAACGGTTTTCATGCACGGCTGAATGCAAAAGGAAAGAAATATGAGTACTTTGTGGATACACGTGAAAAGCCAGATGTATTCACAAGAAAATATTGCTGCCACTTTCCTTATAAATTAGACGTGGAAGCTATGGAAAAGGCGGCGGGTTATCTGGTGGGAACCTATGATTTTGCTGGATTTACGGATAAAAAGGAGGAAAAGTCCACAACCAGGACAATTTATGATATAATCATCGAGAGACAGGCAGAAAAAATCAGGATAGAGTATTATGGGACTGGTTTTTTGTACCATATGGTACGGATATTGACAGGGACACTGCTGGAGGTCGGGACAGGCAGGCGCAGTCCTGAAGATATGTTAAAGATTCTCGATAGAGGTAAAAGGGAGGATGCGGGGTTTCTTGCTCCCGCCCATGGATTGTTTTTAAAAGAGGTTTGTTATTAG
- the nrdR gene encoding transcriptional regulator NrdR, producing MKCPYCGHPDTRVIDSRPAEDKNSIRRRRSCDECGKRFTTYEKVETIPLIVIKKDDNREQYDRSKIEAGVLSACYKRPVPASEIQKTIDEVELEIFNREEKEIPSSEIGEIVMDKLKTLDPVAYVRFASVYREFKDVNTFMAELKEFLE from the coding sequence ATGAAGTGTCCTTATTGCGGCCATCCAGATACACGGGTAATTGACTCCAGACCTGCGGAGGATAAGAATTCTATCCGCAGGAGACGCTCCTGTGACGAATGCGGAAAGCGCTTTACTACCTATGAAAAGGTCGAGACAATTCCGCTGATTGTAATTAAAAAAGATGACAACAGAGAACAGTATGACCGATCTAAAATTGAGGCTGGAGTTTTGAGCGCCTGCTATAAAAGGCCCGTCCCTGCTTCCGAGATCCAGAAAACCATTGATGAGGTGGAACTGGAGATCTTTAACCGGGAAGAAAAAGAAATACCCAGCAGTGAGATCGGTGAGATTGTCATGGACAAGCTTAAAACACTTGATCCAGTGGCGTATGTCAGATTTGCTTCTGTCTACAGAGAATTTAAGGATGTGAATACATTTATGGCAGAGCTGAAAGAATTCTTAGAATAG
- a CDS encoding DUF6092 family protein, translating to MNHRDALLELLIYMVTSASGLENEPHIYGPLRMIEAAQRLCRLLLADSQDDKHLAELISIIEDGKQKSTSDEEGFYKMLQDASAKLVDFI from the coding sequence ATGAATCATAGAGATGCTTTACTTGAGCTTTTAATCTATATGGTAACAAGTGCCTCGGGATTGGAAAATGAACCCCATATCTATGGACCCCTGCGCATGATCGAGGCAGCACAACGGCTGTGCCGACTGCTGCTTGCAGACTCCCAGGATGACAAACATCTTGCAGAACTTATCTCCATTATAGAAGATGGCAAACAAAAAAGCACTTCCGATGAGGAAGGCTTCTATAAAATGCTGCAGGATGCTTCTGCTAAACTGGTAGATTTTATTTAA